The DNA region GTCACCATAAGCGTCGGTTATGCGACGAGTTCACAGAAAGCAAAGCTCGATATTCAGCAATTGATGCTTCAAGCGGATCAAGCATTGTACCTAGCGAAAAACCAGGGCAGAAATAAAGTGAGCGGTATGTTTTAGTTTACCGCGCCTGATATAATAGAAAGGACTACAATGAAAGGGTTGATCACATTTGATTAAGGTCATTCCAGGGGATTTGTTAACGGCGCTGAAAGAAGGCAAAGTAAATGTAATTGGGCATCAGTCCAATTGTTTTACTGAAATGAGCGGGGGAATTGCAAGGCAAATAAAAAATCAATTTCCTGCAGCATATGAGGCTGATCGAGCCGTGACGTTGTCCCCCGAAGAGCGACTCGGTAAAATTAGCTATTGGAAAGACAAGGATAAAGCAATTGTCAACCTATACGGGCAATTTCATTTTGAAGTTGGGCCACGTCAAACCGATTATGATGCGTTACGGAGCGCGATGATATTAATGCTTCAAAAGATTAATGAGTGGGAAAAAGAAGATTCAGCATTTAAAGCAGTCATCGGCTTTCCTTATCAAATTGGTTGCGGGCTGGCTGGCGGAGAATGGGATATTGTTGAAAAAATTATTGAAGATGTGTTTGTCACGGAAGGAAAACGAGAGGTCGTACTCTATCAATTCCAACCGTAAATTAAAAGAGACGCACAACAATCAATGAAATAAAAGAGACCTTAGTAGGGAAGTGAGTCTATCTAAGGTCTCTTTTTAATTCACAATAAATTTAATTGATATTTGGAAAAAATTTGTTCATAATTAAAAGTGTGGTTGTATTAATATTTGACAATTATCCACCGCTATTGCGATCCATCGTATATCCCATTTTTTATGATCTTTTCACTTTTCACAGCGATGGGAATAAATGTGAAATGATGCAAGGCTACTTTTTCAGTAAGCCGTTGCCCGCTAAGGAAATCGAACACATCTTTGAGAAAATAGGCGCAGGTCAGATGTCGCCCCGTTGGTAACAAAGATAGATAAATAAACAGAGGAATACCTCATTATAATGGAAAGTTAACAAGCGGAGTAGATCATGGATCTGTAAAGGATTAGAGGCAAGTCGTAGCGAAAAAAGCGGGATTTTTTGAACGGATGTTTAAGCGGTATGGAGAGATGAAAGCTGTTTGGAACTTGCCGATTTCCACCCGTGGGAAGTGAAATGGGTTTTATTCTCACGGCGGTCGGGCATTCTTAGTTCGTCATGCTAACCGTTTCATATTTTACGAAC from Ammoniphilus oxalaticus includes:
- a CDS encoding macro domain-containing protein encodes the protein MIKVIPGDLLTALKEGKVNVIGHQSNCFTEMSGGIARQIKNQFPAAYEADRAVTLSPEERLGKISYWKDKDKAIVNLYGQFHFEVGPRQTDYDALRSAMILMLQKINEWEKEDSAFKAVIGFPYQIGCGLAGGEWDIVEKIIEDVFVTEGKREVVLYQFQP